In Arthrobacter sp. MN05-02, one genomic interval encodes:
- a CDS encoding cytochrome c oxidase subunit II, with translation MSSQDRTGSKRVRIAKISSLSLVGALLLTGCSAEAQKGWLPADRDNTNHTGIITDLWVNSWIAALAVGIITWGLIIWCMVAYRRRKNDTGYPRQMSYNLPLEIFYLTIPLFMVLVFFYFTERDIATIDARVEDPDVIVDVRGKQWSWDFNYVKEDKYSTGVQGSLNGEEGVPENLPTLYLPVNRSVELQLNARDVQHSFFVPAFLQKRDLYPGRTNYINLTPTKEGTFAGKCAELCGQYHSEMLFNVEVVSQEEFDAQMAQLEDGQLGDEYDRDSYPEDDPDTDPARSSS, from the coding sequence GTGAGTTCGCAGGACCGAACCGGTAGCAAGCGCGTCAGGATCGCGAAGATCTCCAGCCTCTCGCTGGTTGGCGCCCTCCTACTGACCGGCTGTTCGGCAGAAGCCCAAAAGGGTTGGCTTCCGGCAGACCGGGACAACACCAATCACACCGGGATCATCACCGATCTGTGGGTCAACTCGTGGATCGCGGCCCTGGCCGTCGGCATCATCACCTGGGGCCTGATCATCTGGTGCATGGTCGCGTACCGCCGTCGGAAGAACGACACCGGCTACCCGCGGCAGATGAGCTACAACCTGCCGCTCGAGATCTTCTACCTGACGATCCCGCTGTTCATGGTGCTCGTCTTCTTCTACTTCACCGAGCGTGACATCGCGACGATCGACGCGCGAGTGGAGGACCCCGACGTGATCGTCGATGTCCGCGGCAAGCAGTGGTCGTGGGACTTCAACTACGTCAAGGAGGACAAGTACTCCACCGGCGTCCAGGGCAGCCTGAACGGCGAGGAAGGCGTTCCGGAGAACCTCCCGACGCTGTACCTGCCCGTGAACCGGTCGGTCGAGCTCCAGCTCAACGCCCGCGACGTGCAGCACTCGTTCTTCGTCCCGGCGTTCCTGCAGAAGCGCGACCTGTACCCGGGACGCACCAACTACATCAACCTCACTCCTACCAAGGAGGGGACCTTCGCGGGCAAGTGCGCCGAGCTGTGCGGTCAGTACCACTCGGAGATGCTCTTCAACGTCGAGGTCGTCTCGCAGGAGGAATTCGACGCGCAGATGGCGCAGCTGGAAGACGGTCAGCTCGGTGACGAGTACGACCGCGATTCCTACCCCGAGGATGATCCCGATACCGACCCAGCCAGGAGCAGCAGCTGA
- the ctaD1_1 gene encoding putative cytochrome c oxidase subunit 1-alpha — protein sequence MSTFEYTLEEAGTVAAPRVVPRSKGRIVVNWITSTDHKTIGYMYLIASFVFFCFAGVMALVIRAELFEPGMQVLQTKEQYNQLFTMHGTVMLLMFATPLFAGFTNVIMPLQIGAPDVAFPRLNALAFWFFLFGSTIAVSGFITPQGAASFGWFAYAPLSSTTFSPGVGGDLWVFGLALSGFGTILGGVNFITTIICMRAPGMTMWRMPIFTWNALITSILVLMAFPPLAAALFALGADRRFGAHIFDPEAGGAILWQHLFWFFGHPEVYIIALPFFGIVSEIFPVFSRKPIFGYKGLVYATISIAALSVTVWAHHMYVTGAVLLPFFAFMTMLIAVPTGVKFFNWIGTLWRGSLTFETPMLWSLGFLVTFLFGGLTGIILASPPLDFHVSDTYFVVAHFHYVVFGTVVFAMFAGFYFWWPKFTGKMLNERLGKIHFWMLFLGFHATFLIQHWLGVEGMPRRYADYLPEDGYTAMNQFSTIGSFVLGASLIPFFWNVYITWRTGKKVEVDDPWGFGASLEWATSCPPPRHNFTSLPRIRSERPALDLHHPELQQTHTPDDSAAGFMGSADRKDANA from the coding sequence ATGTCCACCTTCGAATACACCCTTGAGGAAGCCGGCACCGTAGCCGCTCCCCGCGTGGTCCCGAGGTCCAAGGGACGCATCGTCGTCAACTGGATCACCTCGACCGACCACAAGACCATCGGGTACATGTACCTGATCGCCTCGTTCGTCTTCTTCTGCTTCGCCGGGGTGATGGCCCTGGTCATCCGGGCCGAGCTCTTCGAGCCGGGCATGCAGGTCCTGCAGACGAAGGAGCAGTACAACCAGCTGTTCACGATGCACGGCACCGTGATGCTGCTGATGTTCGCGACGCCGCTGTTCGCCGGGTTCACGAACGTCATCATGCCGCTGCAGATCGGCGCACCCGACGTCGCCTTCCCGCGGCTGAACGCCCTGGCGTTCTGGTTCTTCCTGTTCGGCAGCACCATCGCCGTCTCCGGATTCATCACGCCGCAGGGCGCCGCCTCGTTCGGCTGGTTCGCCTACGCGCCGCTCTCCAGCACGACGTTCTCGCCGGGCGTCGGCGGGGACCTGTGGGTGTTCGGGCTCGCCCTGTCGGGCTTCGGCACCATCCTCGGTGGCGTCAACTTCATCACCACGATCATCTGCATGCGCGCTCCGGGCATGACGATGTGGCGGATGCCGATCTTCACCTGGAACGCCCTGATCACCTCGATCCTCGTGCTGATGGCCTTCCCGCCGCTGGCTGCGGCCCTGTTCGCCCTCGGCGCGGACCGCCGCTTCGGCGCCCACATCTTCGACCCGGAGGCCGGCGGTGCCATCCTCTGGCAGCATCTGTTCTGGTTCTTCGGTCACCCCGAGGTGTACATCATCGCGCTGCCGTTCTTCGGCATCGTCTCGGAGATCTTCCCGGTCTTCAGCCGCAAGCCGATCTTCGGCTACAAGGGCCTGGTCTACGCGACGATCTCCATCGCCGCACTGTCGGTGACAGTCTGGGCGCACCACATGTACGTCACCGGTGCGGTCCTGCTGCCGTTCTTCGCCTTCATGACGATGCTCATCGCGGTGCCGACGGGCGTGAAGTTCTTCAACTGGATCGGTACGCTCTGGCGGGGTTCGCTGACCTTCGAGACGCCGATGCTGTGGAGCCTCGGGTTCCTCGTGACGTTCCTCTTCGGTGGTCTGACCGGCATCATCCTCGCGTCGCCCCCGCTGGACTTCCACGTCTCGGACACCTACTTCGTGGTCGCCCACTTCCACTACGTGGTCTTCGGCACCGTGGTCTTCGCGATGTTCGCCGGGTTCTACTTCTGGTGGCCGAAGTTCACCGGGAAGATGCTCAACGAGCGCCTGGGCAAGATCCACTTCTGGATGCTGTTCCTCGGCTTCCACGCCACCTTCCTGATCCAGCACTGGCTCGGCGTCGAGGGCATGCCCCGCCGCTACGCGGACTACCTCCCGGAGGACGGCTACACCGCGATGAACCAGTTCTCCACCATCGGCTCGTTCGTCCTCGGTGCGTCGCTCATCCCGTTCTTCTGGAACGTGTACATCACCTGGCGCACCGGCAAGAAGGTCGAGGTCGACGATCCGTGGGGCTTCGGCGCCTCGCTGGAGTGGGCGACATCGTGCCCGCCGCCGCGCCACAACTTCACCTCGCTGCCGCGCATCCGCTCGGAGCGCCCTGCGCTCGACCTGCACCACCCCGAGCTGCAGCAGACGCACACCCCCGATGACAGCGCCGCCGGCTTCATGGGTTCGGCGGACCGGAAGGACGCCAACGCATGA